A stretch of Kaistella flava (ex Peng et al. 2021) DNA encodes these proteins:
- a CDS encoding phage holin family protein codes for MVDIVKEFASKKIDLLKMEMTEKSSITVGTLTYLLFAAVAALFFIILFNIGLGLLIGSWLGNYAYGILIMAGLYLLIFLITFAARNAIKNNVADKIIKFINS; via the coding sequence ATGGTTGACATTGTAAAAGAATTCGCCTCAAAAAAAATAGATCTGCTCAAAATGGAGATGACCGAAAAATCTTCGATCACCGTAGGAACATTAACCTATCTCCTATTTGCTGCAGTTGCGGCGCTATTCTTCATCATCCTATTTAATATTGGTTTGGGTTTATTGATTGGTTCTTGGCTAGGTAATTACGCCTACGGAATTTTGATCATGGCCGGGCTTTATTTATTGATTTTCTTAATCACTTTTGCCGCCCGAAACGCCATTAAAAATAATGTAGCAGATAAAATTATTAAATTTATAAATTCCTAA
- the porQ gene encoding type IX secretion system protein PorQ: MRKITVVTALLFAGLLSAQEGTNVYPFLNIPGSARQAALGGDAVSVRDFDVSFAAINPGLMNLDQDQMISINYASYLADSQYGTISFVKDLEEGHLIGFNARYMDYGKMPRTDESAEINGNFGAMDASLGLAYAYQFDEDFTIGGGANFITSKIDNYTSMAVVGTAGVTYHNAQSRETLALVFRNFGYQFKSFNGTREDVAFRVDLGYTKILDEFPLAFTITAHDLQKLNISQNFDNNGQEVSWSRKMADHISLGAELFPEQAFNIRFGYNVRRGNELAVLDQRSFAGLSAGFGIKISSFRFDYAHVRYHNASNVNMFGLTLDLIEVSGNRR; encoded by the coding sequence TTGAGAAAAATTACTGTTGTTACTGCATTATTATTTGCGGGCTTATTATCTGCTCAGGAAGGGACAAATGTGTATCCTTTTCTGAATATTCCTGGTTCTGCCAGGCAAGCCGCTTTAGGTGGTGACGCGGTTTCTGTTCGTGATTTCGATGTAAGTTTTGCTGCCATTAATCCAGGTTTAATGAACTTGGATCAGGATCAAATGATTTCAATTAACTACGCTTCTTATCTCGCCGATTCTCAATATGGAACGATTAGTTTTGTAAAAGATTTAGAAGAAGGTCATCTCATCGGCTTTAATGCCCGATATATGGATTACGGCAAAATGCCAAGAACCGATGAAAGTGCAGAGATCAATGGAAATTTTGGGGCGATGGATGCTTCACTTGGACTTGCTTACGCTTACCAGTTTGATGAAGATTTCACCATTGGTGGAGGCGCAAATTTTATCACATCAAAAATCGATAATTATACTTCGATGGCAGTTGTTGGAACGGCCGGAGTTACCTATCACAATGCACAAAGCCGAGAAACATTAGCTTTAGTTTTCCGTAATTTTGGATATCAATTTAAATCATTTAATGGGACTCGCGAGGATGTTGCTTTTAGAGTTGATTTAGGATACACCAAAATTTTAGATGAATTTCCACTTGCATTTACCATTACCGCACACGATTTACAAAAATTAAATATTTCTCAGAATTTCGATAATAACGGTCAAGAAGTGAGTTGGAGCCGAAAAATGGCCGATCACATTTCTTTAGGCGCCGAACTTTTCCCGGAACAGGCTTTTAATATTCGTTTTGGATATAACGTAAGACGCGGAAATGAACTCGCTGTTTTAGATCAAAGAAGTTTTGCCGGTTTATCCGCAGGTTTTGGAATTAAGATTTCAAGTTTCCGATTTGATTACGCTCATGTAAGATATCACAACGCTTCCAATGTCAATATGTTTGGATTGACGCTCGATTTAATTGAAGTTTCCGGAAATAGAAGATAA
- a CDS encoding phosphoribosyl-ATP pyrophosphatase, whose protein sequence is MSTKYNSLEELRRKKALLKKEVSELEDLLTFDNAKESLSALTNGFTDKYLQQDTTQDGETKISLKTNEIVKEISGNIKDSLLSKNTVYGFAKSDAGMSIVENALKLGAVTFVGNYARKSLYNKSWKKKLIGLALIYLAPIALRFFRKKLEQYEKSKTTSSFEQLI, encoded by the coding sequence ATGAGCACGAAATACAACAGTTTGGAGGAACTTAGAAGAAAGAAAGCATTACTAAAGAAAGAGGTTTCTGAGTTAGAAGATCTTTTAACCTTCGATAATGCCAAAGAAAGTCTGAGTGCTTTGACTAATGGTTTTACAGATAAATACTTGCAACAAGATACCACACAAGACGGCGAAACGAAAATTTCTTTAAAAACCAACGAAATTGTAAAAGAGATTTCTGGTAATATTAAAGATTCGCTTCTTAGTAAAAATACGGTTTACGGTTTTGCCAAAAGTGATGCTGGAATGAGTATTGTAGAAAATGCACTGAAATTGGGCGCGGTAACTTTTGTCGGAAATTATGCCCGAAAAAGTCTTTACAATAAAAGCTGGAAGAAAAAACTAATTGGTTTGGCTCTTATCTATTTGGCGCCAATCGCACTTCGATTCTTTCGTAAGAAATTGGAACAGTATGAGAAAAGTAAAACAACGTCGAGTTTCGAACAGTTGATTTAA
- a CDS encoding RNA methyltransferase: MLTAHKIKILQSLDKKKFRQKYNLFLVEGNKTIKEIPTSKYKINEIFSVNPAELSIGNLTATEISPAELKKISFLQHPKDSVAVCELKEELLKEETGVQLILDGIQDPGNLGTIIRLADWFGISQIICSEDTADFYNPKVIQASMGSFLRVNIVYQDLENYISENNQPIIGTDMDGTDFYDYQFPSQFNLVLGNEGNGIRPEIENLLTDKITIPRFGKSKATESLNVAMSAGIILGQIFGKRD, translated from the coding sequence ATGCTTACGGCTCATAAAATAAAAATTTTACAGTCTCTTGATAAAAAGAAGTTCAGACAAAAATACAATTTGTTTTTGGTTGAAGGTAATAAAACGATTAAAGAAATACCAACTTCTAAGTATAAAATCAATGAGATCTTTTCGGTAAATCCTGCTGAATTATCAATCGGAAATCTTACTGCAACAGAAATCTCACCAGCTGAATTAAAGAAAATAAGTTTCTTACAACATCCGAAAGATTCGGTTGCGGTCTGTGAACTTAAAGAAGAATTGTTGAAGGAAGAAACTGGTGTACAGTTAATTCTCGATGGAATTCAGGATCCTGGGAATTTAGGAACGATTATTCGGTTAGCAGATTGGTTTGGCATTTCGCAAATCATTTGTAGTGAAGACACTGCGGATTTTTATAATCCAAAAGTAATTCAGGCGAGTATGGGATCTTTTCTTCGGGTAAATATCGTTTACCAGGATTTAGAAAATTACATTTCTGAAAATAATCAACCGATTATCGGAACAGATATGGATGGAACTGATTTCTATGATTATCAATTCCCTTCGCAATTTAATTTAGTTCTCGGAAATGAAGGAAATGGAATTCGTCCAGAAATCGAAAATCTGCTAACAGACAAAATCACCATTCCACGTTTTGGAAAATCAAAAGCTACAGAAAGTTTAAATGTAGCGATGTCTGCTGGAATTATCTTAGGTCAAATTTTCGGTAAAAGAGATTAG
- a CDS encoding BamA/TamA family outer membrane protein, whose amino-acid sequence MSRKHFSKYFQKYYLFFSSAITILFLYACSTTKKVPDGEFLLTKNNFKYEDGKIHEDEVESHVSQKPNKKQLFILPFGLWMYNATNPKYDSIIAEYMTYPNEMRNQKLRDSLFIKFKHPEYVGKRLFTERFFQNIGQPPVILNQGKTDQSATSIRKFLVYKGYWDTDVKYTQDLDSAAKKAQVNYLITHKDPTYISDYYYNIPDPAIKNVYEQHLAKSLVRGKKVLDQAVLEKEVKRINDLMKDYGYYKFNNSNEEIYFTADTLQSRKNVPLTMDIRKDSVDSRYKVTTIGKVKVHLLEKLSDSVDTVKDSLLRINFYKLDDQYKTLSLWRPIILRPGEVYDQRKLDLTKRNIAGMNNFSIIKYDETLRKSNDSILDVSYFLAPLPKYDLKVATDLNYSQILNFGVSPSVDLTSRNIFGGAENLTTSLSGIFGSVVGSQNTNKRSLAYEISAQAALNFPRLLLPFQTWKIIPKRYSPTSSISAGTSIQNNIGLGRIGFNAGLNYYANANDIVSHRLTVFNSQLSLTRNKDRYYDFFPQDAEVRDQMFAIYSPALYQDFLAGSITSDALSTMIVDDKGFQTSLTGDNLSALNNFLQSLVNKDRQTQDILISSMIYNFIYNEIGKKDRPNPFYFNGKIETAGNVFSLFNSRRKEDGIVSGPSRTIFNIPYSQFVKFDFDVRKYFTFNNEKQTLALRQFIGIGIPYGNSSTMPFVRSYFNGGSNDIRAWRVFGGLGPADSQIDERVRSYVMDNVKLTTNIEYRMPFTDMFEGAAFVDAGNIWSLKDSGFGDQFKFNKFISQMGVGTGLGLRINVAYITLRLDAAYKVYDPNQPNGDRWVISKWQPLKPVLNFAFGYPF is encoded by the coding sequence ATGAGCCGTAAGCATTTTTCAAAATATTTTCAAAAGTATTACTTATTTTTTTCATCTGCAATCACTATTCTTTTTTTGTACGCTTGTAGTACAACAAAAAAAGTTCCTGATGGCGAGTTTCTGTTGACCAAAAATAACTTTAAATATGAAGATGGGAAAATACATGAAGATGAAGTCGAAAGTCATGTAAGTCAGAAACCCAATAAAAAACAACTTTTCATTCTACCATTTGGGTTGTGGATGTATAATGCGACGAATCCTAAATACGATTCGATCATTGCAGAATATATGACTTATCCTAATGAAATGAGGAATCAGAAACTTCGGGATTCTCTCTTTATAAAATTCAAACATCCTGAATATGTGGGAAAACGTCTTTTTACAGAGCGGTTTTTTCAAAATATTGGGCAGCCGCCAGTTATTTTAAATCAAGGTAAAACGGACCAGAGCGCGACTTCCATTCGTAAATTTTTAGTGTATAAAGGATATTGGGACACCGATGTAAAATATACCCAGGATTTAGATTCAGCTGCAAAAAAAGCACAGGTTAATTATTTGATTACACATAAAGATCCTACCTACATCAGTGATTACTATTATAATATTCCCGATCCAGCTATTAAAAACGTGTATGAACAGCATCTTGCTAAAAGTTTAGTTCGTGGAAAGAAAGTTTTGGATCAGGCGGTTTTAGAAAAAGAGGTTAAGAGAATCAATGATTTGATGAAAGACTACGGTTATTATAAGTTCAATAATTCTAACGAAGAGATTTATTTTACCGCAGATACTTTACAAAGCAGAAAGAATGTTCCGTTGACGATGGATATTCGTAAAGATTCTGTAGATTCCCGTTACAAGGTCACTACCATTGGAAAGGTGAAGGTTCATCTTCTTGAAAAGTTATCGGATTCTGTAGATACCGTTAAAGATTCTTTACTAAGAATTAACTTTTACAAACTCGATGACCAATATAAAACATTGTCCTTATGGCGACCAATTATTTTGCGTCCGGGAGAGGTTTATGATCAAAGAAAATTAGATTTAACAAAGAGAAATATTGCAGGGATGAATAATTTCAGCATTATTAAATATGATGAAACGCTTCGCAAATCGAACGACAGTATTTTAGATGTCAGTTATTTTCTGGCACCACTTCCGAAATATGATTTAAAAGTCGCGACCGATCTTAATTATTCTCAAATTTTAAATTTCGGAGTTTCGCCGTCTGTCGATCTTACAAGTCGTAATATTTTTGGTGGGGCCGAAAACTTAACTACAAGTCTATCCGGTATTTTCGGTTCTGTTGTTGGTTCTCAAAACACAAATAAAAGAAGTCTGGCATATGAAATATCGGCACAGGCAGCGTTGAATTTCCCTAGATTATTACTTCCTTTTCAAACCTGGAAAATCATCCCCAAAAGATATTCCCCTACTTCATCGATTAGTGCAGGAACTTCAATCCAAAACAATATAGGATTGGGCCGAATCGGTTTTAATGCAGGACTAAATTACTACGCCAATGCCAACGATATTGTTTCTCACCGACTTACGGTTTTTAACAGCCAGTTAAGTTTGACCAGAAATAAGGATCGCTACTATGATTTCTTTCCACAAGATGCAGAAGTTAGAGATCAAATGTTTGCGATTTATTCTCCCGCTTTATACCAGGATTTTCTTGCCGGAAGTATCACTTCAGATGCATTATCAACCATGATTGTTGATGATAAGGGCTTTCAGACATCGTTAACTGGTGATAACTTATCTGCCTTAAATAACTTTCTGCAGTCCTTGGTTAATAAAGACAGACAAACTCAGGATATTCTTATTTCATCGATGATTTATAATTTTATTTATAATGAAATCGGAAAGAAAGACCGACCAAATCCTTTCTATTTTAATGGTAAAATCGAAACAGCAGGAAATGTATTTAGTCTCTTTAATAGTCGCAGAAAAGAGGATGGAATTGTCTCTGGTCCCTCAAGAACCATTTTCAATATTCCTTATTCTCAGTTTGTGAAATTTGATTTTGATGTCAGAAAATATTTCACTTTTAATAATGAAAAGCAAACACTGGCTTTAAGACAGTTTATAGGAATCGGGATTCCTTATGGTAATTCATCCACCATGCCGTTTGTACGATCTTACTTTAATGGTGGTTCCAATGATATTCGTGCGTGGCGAGTATTCGGAGGTCTTGGTCCGGCAGATTCTCAAATCGATGAAAGGGTTCGTTCTTACGTGATGGATAATGTGAAATTAACCACCAATATTGAATACAGAATGCCGTTTACCGATATGTTTGAAGGAGCAGCTTTCGTAGATGCCGGAAATATCTGGAGTTTAAAAGACAGTGGTTTTGGTGATCAGTTTAAATTTAATAAATTCATTTCTCAAATGGGAGTTGGGACTGGTCTTGGTTTAAGAATCAATGTCGCTTATATTACGTTGCGATTAGATGCTGCTTATAAAGTGTATGATCCTAATCAACCGAATGGTGACAGATGGGTCATCAGCAAATGGCAACCATTGAAACCAGTACTTAATTTCGCATTTGGATATCCATTCTAA
- the frr gene encoding ribosome recycling factor: MEELELIVGMVKQEMDAAIKHLEHAFQKIRAGRASTTMVQDVMVEYYGAPTPLSQVANVMIPDAMTISIQPWDRTAIGAIEKAIINSNLGFAPSNNGDNIILNVPPLTEERRRELGKQAKSEAEATKIVVRNARQDGMKELRKLEGVSEDLIKDEEAKIQVVTDKYIKMCDDHFKVKEAEIMKI, from the coding sequence ATGGAAGAATTAGAACTTATTGTAGGAATGGTAAAGCAGGAAATGGATGCTGCCATTAAACATTTGGAACATGCTTTTCAGAAAATTAGAGCCGGACGTGCTTCTACAACAATGGTACAAGACGTTATGGTAGAGTATTACGGAGCGCCAACGCCATTGAGCCAGGTTGCCAACGTGATGATTCCAGATGCGATGACTATTTCAATTCAACCTTGGGATAGAACTGCAATTGGAGCAATTGAAAAAGCGATTATTAATTCAAACCTTGGTTTTGCACCATCGAATAATGGTGATAATATCATTTTGAATGTTCCACCATTAACTGAAGAAAGAAGACGTGAGTTAGGAAAACAAGCGAAATCTGAAGCAGAAGCAACAAAGATCGTTGTAAGAAATGCACGTCAGGATGGTATGAAAGAACTTCGTAAATTAGAAGGAGTTTCTGAAGATTTAATTAAAGACGAAGAAGCAAAAATTCAAGTAGTTACAGATAAGTACATCAAAATGTGCGACGATCACTTTAAAGTGAAAGAAGCTGAGATTATGAAAATCTAA
- the cmk gene encoding (d)CMP kinase → MRKPVIAIDGYSSTGKSSISKIIAQKLGLVHLDTGALYRGITYFALNNCIGADGEINLSELFNRFNEIELEFKPVDTELVMFLNGEDISTAIRTNEISQNVSLIASQKEVRDFLLDAQREMAEKGGVIMDGRDIGTVILPNADFKFFLTASVDERTKRRFLELKSLGIETDENTVRENLISRDKTDSEREVAPLKKAENAILIDNSDFTKHETIDIILSYLKEF, encoded by the coding sequence ATGAGAAAACCTGTAATTGCTATCGACGGCTACTCTTCTACTGGCAAAAGTTCGATTTCTAAAATCATCGCTCAAAAACTCGGTTTGGTTCATCTGGATACCGGAGCGTTGTATCGTGGGATCACCTATTTTGCTTTAAATAACTGCATCGGTGCTGATGGTGAAATCAATTTGTCGGAGCTTTTTAACAGGTTTAATGAAATAGAACTTGAGTTTAAACCTGTTGATACAGAATTGGTTATGTTCCTAAATGGAGAGGATATTTCTACAGCTATTCGAACCAATGAAATTTCTCAAAATGTAAGTTTAATTGCCAGCCAAAAAGAAGTCCGTGATTTCTTGCTCGATGCACAACGAGAAATGGCAGAAAAAGGCGGCGTCATTATGGATGGCCGAGATATCGGAACCGTTATTTTACCCAATGCCGATTTCAAATTCTTTCTGACCGCAAGCGTAGACGAAAGAACCAAAAGACGCTTTTTAGAATTAAAAAGTTTAGGCATCGAAACCGACGAAAATACCGTACGAGAAAATTTAATCTCCAGAGATAAGACAGATAGTGAAAGAGAAGTTGCTCCTTTGAAAAAAGCAGAAAACGCAATTCTTATCGACAATTCAGATTTTACTAAACATGAAACCATCGATATCATTTTATCCTACTTAAAGGAGTTTTAA
- the pyrH gene encoding UMP kinase — protein MKYNRILLKLSGEALMGNRQYGIDNDRLKEYAAEIKKVVDIGCQVSIVIGGGNIFRGLAGAATGMDRVQGDYMGMLATVINGMALQGALEDAGIFTRLQSAIEMDKVAEPFIKRKAVRHLEKGRVVIFGAGTGNPYFTTDTAATLRAIEMNADVILKGTRVDGIYDSDPEKNSDAVKFNNLTYSEVFEKDLKVMDMTAFTLSRENNLPIIVFDMNKEGNLLKVVQGETIGTLVNL, from the coding sequence ATGAAATACAACCGAATTCTTCTAAAATTAAGTGGCGAGGCATTAATGGGAAACCGTCAGTACGGAATCGATAATGACCGATTGAAAGAATATGCTGCAGAAATTAAAAAAGTAGTTGATATTGGTTGCCAAGTGTCAATCGTTATTGGTGGCGGAAATATCTTTAGAGGTCTTGCCGGTGCCGCTACAGGAATGGATAGAGTTCAGGGTGACTATATGGGAATGCTTGCAACTGTTATTAACGGTATGGCTTTGCAGGGTGCATTGGAAGATGCAGGAATTTTTACCCGTTTGCAAAGTGCGATCGAAATGGATAAAGTGGCAGAACCATTTATCAAAAGAAAAGCAGTTCGTCATTTAGAAAAAGGTAGAGTTGTAATTTTCGGTGCCGGTACTGGAAATCCATATTTCACAACCGATACTGCCGCAACTTTGCGTGCTATTGAAATGAATGCTGACGTGATTTTAAAAGGAACAAGAGTTGATGGGATTTATGATTCTGACCCGGAGAAAAATTCTGACGCCGTAAAATTCAATAACTTAACTTACAGTGAGGTTTTTGAAAAAGATTTAAAAGTAATGGATATGACGGCTTTTACTTTAAGTAGAGAAAACAATTTACCCATTATTGTTTTTGATATGAATAAAGAAGGCAATCTATTAAAAGTAGTTCAAGGCGAAACTATCGGAACTTTAGTGAATTTATAA
- a CDS encoding YtxH domain-containing protein: MSKKGNNTASVLAGLLAGAAAGVVLGMLYAPEEGAETRKKIKSKANDLKDQAVDQYGKVSEKAKEQYEDVSGKVKGQYDTLSSQFKETADKVVSSVKDGYDKYKDQAVAKTKEVVTDVENELDGMKS; this comes from the coding sequence ATGTCAAAAAAAGGTAACAATACAGCAAGTGTATTAGCAGGTTTATTAGCTGGAGCAGCAGCAGGTGTTGTTTTGGGAATGCTTTACGCACCAGAAGAAGGAGCAGAAACAAGAAAAAAAATCAAGAGCAAAGCAAATGATTTAAAAGACCAGGCTGTTGATCAATACGGTAAAGTTTCTGAGAAAGCTAAAGAACAATACGAAGATGTATCTGGTAAAGTAAAAGGTCAGTACGACACGCTTTCTTCTCAATTTAAAGAAACTGCTGATAAAGTAGTAAGTTCTGTAAAAGACGGTTATGATAAATACAAAGATCAGGCGGTTGCTAAAACCAAAGAGGTTGTTACAGATGTAGAAAATGAATTAGACGGAATGAAGTCTTAA
- a CDS encoding M20/M25/M40 family metallo-hydrolase, with protein MNWSQSILKVTFLSVSALLFSQEHHLRNIQKLTFGGDNAEAYFSPDGKKLTIQVTNPLIGAHCDQIYLLDLTKKNIGTKDLKMVSNGEGRTTCSFFMPDGKHILYASTFEANKECPAKPAPRADGKYLWPVYAEFDIYVADLNGKIVKKLTDSPGYDAEAVVSPDGKYIVFTSDRTGDLELWRMDIDGKNLKQLTSGLGYDGGAFFSHDSKKLVFRSSRPTTPEAIKDYKDLLAQHLVAPTEMEIYTMNIDGSDLKQITHLGKANWSPYFHPSDKKILFSNHHSTRGYDFQIYSVDLDGNNLTQVTYESMFNAFPMFSPDGKKLVFSSNRNGEKPNETNVFIADWVDTDAAENVSEQNLKNHITYLASDDLQGRLAGSLGEKKASEYIAKEFTNLKLKPFIGKDYIQPFEYSVKLNPHEDGSSVEVNARNVIGYLDNKASKTILIGAHYDHLGLNEHHNSTLMNSEGQIHNGADDNASGVSAVLELARMFSQNKTTEKANYIFALFSGEEDGLMGSKYMADHLPKGTKIDLMINLDMVGRLNKDKDLSVGGVGTSPLFPDYIHRYKPAGINLAIDSSGVGPSDHTSFYLKNIPVLFMFTGTHSDYHKPSDDTDKINFNGVRMVTNYVFALSNALSETERIPFTKTKMSESKSVPKYKVTLGIMPSYADTKDGLHIDGVTDNRPGSNAGMVAGDVLTKIGKCEIKEVYSYMECLAKVNSGDELPVTVLRDGKEVILRVKF; from the coding sequence ATGAATTGGTCTCAATCTATTTTAAAAGTAACATTTTTAAGTGTTTCCGCACTTCTATTTTCACAAGAACATCACCTTCGAAATATTCAGAAACTCACTTTCGGTGGCGATAATGCAGAAGCCTATTTTTCACCTGATGGAAAAAAGCTGACGATACAGGTCACCAATCCTTTGATTGGAGCGCATTGTGATCAGATTTATCTTTTAGATTTAACCAAAAAAAACATCGGAACCAAAGATTTGAAAATGGTTTCTAATGGCGAAGGCAGAACAACCTGTTCCTTTTTTATGCCTGATGGAAAGCATATTCTCTACGCCTCTACTTTTGAAGCCAATAAAGAATGTCCGGCAAAACCAGCACCGCGAGCAGATGGAAAATACCTATGGCCCGTTTATGCAGAATTTGATATTTACGTTGCCGACCTTAATGGAAAAATTGTTAAGAAACTCACCGATTCTCCAGGTTATGATGCGGAAGCCGTAGTTTCTCCAGATGGAAAATACATTGTTTTTACTTCTGACAGAACTGGTGATTTAGAACTTTGGAGAATGGATATTGATGGTAAAAACTTGAAACAATTAACTTCTGGTTTAGGTTATGATGGCGGTGCTTTCTTTTCTCACGATTCCAAAAAATTGGTGTTCCGTTCTTCGCGACCTACGACTCCGGAAGCGATTAAAGACTATAAAGATTTGTTGGCTCAGCATCTTGTCGCTCCCACAGAAATGGAAATCTACACCATGAATATTGATGGAAGTGATTTAAAACAAATTACTCATTTAGGAAAAGCGAACTGGTCGCCTTACTTTCATCCGTCTGATAAAAAGATTTTATTCTCGAATCATCATTCAACCCGAGGTTATGATTTCCAGATTTATTCAGTGGATCTCGATGGAAATAATTTAACGCAGGTCACTTATGAAAGTATGTTCAATGCGTTCCCAATGTTTTCGCCAGATGGAAAGAAACTCGTTTTCTCCAGCAATCGAAATGGGGAGAAACCAAATGAAACCAACGTTTTTATCGCAGACTGGGTTGATACCGATGCAGCAGAAAATGTTTCAGAACAAAATTTAAAAAACCATATTACTTACCTCGCTTCCGATGATTTGCAAGGAAGATTAGCAGGAAGTCTTGGTGAAAAGAAAGCCTCAGAATATATCGCAAAGGAATTTACAAATCTGAAGTTGAAACCATTTATTGGTAAAGATTATATCCAGCCTTTTGAATATTCGGTAAAACTAAATCCGCATGAAGATGGTTCTTCAGTAGAAGTAAATGCCAGAAACGTGATCGGCTATTTAGATAATAAAGCCAGCAAAACAATCTTGATCGGAGCGCATTACGACCACCTTGGTTTAAATGAGCACCACAACTCTACTTTGATGAATTCGGAAGGGCAAATTCATAATGGTGCCGATGACAACGCATCTGGAGTTTCGGCAGTTTTAGAATTAGCCAGAATGTTTTCTCAAAATAAAACTACAGAAAAAGCAAATTATATTTTCGCTCTTTTTTCTGGGGAAGAAGATGGTTTGATGGGTTCAAAATACATGGCAGATCATTTGCCAAAAGGAACAAAAATCGATTTGATGATTAATTTAGATATGGTGGGTCGTCTCAATAAAGACAAAGATTTATCAGTTGGTGGCGTAGGAACTTCTCCTCTATTTCCAGATTATATTCATCGGTATAAACCAGCTGGAATTAACCTGGCAATCGACAGTTCAGGTGTTGGACCTTCTGATCATACCAGTTTTTATTTAAAAAATATTCCGGTTTTATTTATGTTCACCGGCACGCACAGCGATTATCATAAACCGAGTGATGATACCGATAAAATTAATTTTAATGGAGTCAGAATGGTCACCAATTACGTCTTCGCATTATCAAACGCTTTGTCTGAAACTGAAAGAATCCCTTTCACCAAAACAAAAATGTCGGAGAGTAAATCGGTTCCGAAATACAAAGTAACGCTGGGAATCATGCCGAGTTACGCCGATACCAAAGACGGACTTCATATAGACGGTGTTACCGATAATCGACCAGGGTCAAATGCTGGAATGGTCGCGGGTGATGTTTTAACCAAGATTGGTAAATGTGAAATTAAAGAAGTCTATTCTTATATGGAATGTCTGGCTAAAGTCAATTCAGGCGACGAACTTCCTGTTACGGTTTTGCGTGATGGCAAGGAAGTTATTTTGAGAGTGAAGTTTTAG